The proteins below are encoded in one region of Streptomyces sp. NBC_00490:
- a CDS encoding STAS domain-containing protein, with protein sequence MTLRTSIRQDCLIVEMPPEVDIGNAELLRRDLRSLCRTHFSPSSPDGVAAVVVDWAAAPFLTMAGVAVLEDLRQQAGEQGIAVRVVVSRRWPHAVLRIVGLTGVLAVHDSVEQALTVGGPSTEGRGRPELGKSS encoded by the coding sequence ATGACGCTTCGAACGTCCATCCGGCAGGACTGTCTGATCGTGGAGATGCCCCCGGAGGTGGACATCGGCAACGCTGAACTGCTCCGGCGGGACCTGCGGTCGTTGTGCCGCACCCACTTCAGCCCCTCCTCGCCGGACGGCGTGGCCGCGGTGGTCGTGGACTGGGCCGCTGCCCCGTTCCTGACCATGGCCGGGGTGGCGGTGCTGGAGGACCTGCGGCAGCAGGCGGGTGAGCAGGGGATCGCGGTGCGGGTGGTGGTGTCGCGCAGATGGCCTCACGCGGTGTTGCGCATCGTGGGTCTGACCGGGGTGCTGGCGGTCCATGACAGCGTTGAGCAGGCTCTGACCGTCGGCGGGCCTTCCACTGAAGGGCGGGGCCGGCCCGAGCTCGGGAAGAGCTCTTGA
- a CDS encoding Hsp20/alpha crystallin family protein translates to MLMRTDPFRELDRLTQQLLNTNGTWSRPSAMPMDAYREGEEYVIAFDLPGVASDAIDIDVERNMLTVKAERRPVNKADDVQMELSERPLGVFSRQVVLADSLDTEHIKADYDAGVLTLRIPIAERAKPRKITIGGGSTRKEISG, encoded by the coding sequence ATGTTGATGCGTACCGACCCTTTCCGTGAGCTCGACCGGCTCACCCAGCAGCTCCTGAACACGAACGGCACCTGGTCGCGGCCGTCGGCGATGCCGATGGACGCCTACCGTGAGGGCGAGGAGTACGTGATCGCCTTCGACCTGCCCGGTGTGGCCTCGGACGCGATCGACATCGACGTCGAGCGGAACATGCTGACTGTCAAGGCCGAGCGCCGTCCCGTCAACAAGGCGGACGACGTCCAGATGGAGCTCTCCGAGCGGCCGCTGGGCGTCTTCTCCCGCCAGGTCGTACTCGCCGACAGCCTGGACACCGAGCACATCAAGGCGGACTACGACGCGGGGGTGCTGACCCTGCGTATCCCGATCGCCGAGCGCGCCAAGCCCCGCAAGATCACCATCGGTGGCGGGTCCACGCGCAAGGAGATCAGCGGCTGA
- a CDS encoding ArsR/SmtB family transcription factor, with amino-acid sequence MLTVASDIDVLARFGRALADPIRCRILLSLRQAPAYPADLADQLGISRTRLSNHLACLRDCGLVVTVPDGRRSRYELADERFGHALDHLRAAVVAVEADKTCPDADRDGCC; translated from the coding sequence GTGCTGACCGTTGCCTCCGACATCGACGTGCTGGCCCGCTTCGGCCGCGCGCTCGCCGATCCCATCCGCTGCCGCATCCTGCTCTCGCTGCGCCAGGCACCGGCCTATCCGGCCGACCTCGCCGACCAGCTCGGCATCTCGCGCACCCGGCTCTCCAACCACCTGGCCTGTCTGCGCGACTGCGGCCTGGTGGTCACCGTGCCCGACGGCCGGCGCTCCCGCTACGAACTCGCCGACGAACGGTTCGGCCACGCCCTGGACCACCTGCGCGCCGCGGTCGTCGCGGTGGAGGCGGACAAGACCTGCCCCGACGCGGACAGGGACGGCTGCTGCTGA
- a CDS encoding sulfite exporter TauE/SafE family protein: MDWTWAGGLVAGLLIATVTAPVGVSGAVFLLPIQLSVFGVPNPAVTPTNLLYNVVAGPGALWRYRRDGALRGDLARRLVLGTLPGVVLGAAIRVFALPGPGVFRLLIAALLLPLGLWLCLRALTPARHRPPPAGELSPRALTGLALAVGVVGGIYGIGGGSLLGPILVGRGLPVARVAPAALAATFATSVVGATAYALLSFVSSADVAPDWWLGLACGTGGLIGGYLGARLQPRLPEQVLRLLLGALAAGLGALYAVQTLN, translated from the coding sequence GTGGACTGGACATGGGCGGGAGGGCTGGTCGCGGGCCTGCTGATCGCGACCGTGACCGCCCCGGTGGGGGTGTCCGGAGCGGTGTTCCTCCTCCCCATCCAGCTGAGTGTCTTCGGCGTGCCCAATCCCGCGGTCACCCCGACCAATCTGCTGTACAACGTCGTCGCCGGACCAGGAGCCCTGTGGCGCTACCGGCGCGACGGGGCGCTGCGCGGCGACCTCGCCCGGCGTCTGGTGCTGGGCACCCTGCCGGGTGTCGTCCTCGGCGCCGCCATCCGCGTCTTCGCCCTCCCCGGCCCGGGCGTCTTCCGGCTCCTGATCGCCGCCCTGCTGCTGCCGCTCGGCCTGTGGCTGTGCCTGCGCGCCCTCACCCCGGCTCGTCACCGGCCGCCGCCCGCAGGCGAGTTGAGCCCACGCGCACTCACCGGCCTCGCCCTGGCGGTCGGAGTGGTCGGCGGTATCTACGGCATCGGCGGCGGCTCCCTCCTCGGACCGATCCTCGTCGGACGCGGCCTGCCCGTCGCCCGCGTCGCCCCGGCCGCACTCGCCGCCACGTTCGCCACCTCCGTCGTCGGCGCCACCGCCTACGCGCTGCTCTCCTTCGTCAGCTCCGCGGACGTCGCCCCCGACTGGTGGCTCGGACTCGCCTGCGGCACCGGCGGACTGATCGGCGGCTACCTCGGCGCCCGTCTCCAACCTCGTCTGCCTGAACAGGTTCTACGGCTCCTGCTCGGCGCCCTCGCCGCGGGCCTCGGCGCTCTGTACGCGGTCCAGACCCTGAACTGA
- a CDS encoding cation transporter yields MTATSLGPSPARRETLARRIRLLVGATIIYNVVEAVAALTAGTIASSTALIGFGLDSVIEVSSAAAVAWQFSARDHAVREAREHTTLRIIAVSFFVLAAYVTTDAVRALTGTGEAEPSLPGILLAALSLAVMPFLSAAQRRAGRELGSASAVADSKQTLLCTYLSAVLLAGLVLNAALGWSWADPFAALAIAALAVKEGRDAWQGKGCCAPATAPATTSPSDDVDACGCGADCACCS; encoded by the coding sequence ATGACCGCGACATCCCTCGGACCCTCCCCGGCCCGCCGCGAGACACTCGCCCGGCGGATACGGCTGCTGGTCGGCGCGACGATCATCTACAACGTCGTCGAGGCCGTCGCGGCCCTGACGGCGGGCACGATCGCCTCGTCCACCGCACTGATCGGCTTCGGCCTGGACTCCGTCATCGAGGTCTCCTCCGCCGCCGCGGTCGCCTGGCAGTTCTCCGCCCGCGACCACGCGGTCCGTGAAGCCCGGGAGCACACCACGCTGCGGATCATCGCGGTCTCCTTCTTCGTGCTCGCCGCCTACGTGACCACCGACGCCGTCCGCGCGCTGACCGGTACGGGCGAGGCCGAGCCCTCCCTGCCGGGCATCCTCCTCGCCGCCCTCTCTCTGGCGGTGATGCCGTTCCTGTCCGCCGCCCAGCGGCGCGCCGGACGGGAACTCGGCTCCGCCTCCGCCGTCGCCGACTCCAAACAGACGCTGCTGTGCACCTACCTCTCGGCGGTGCTCCTGGCCGGCCTGGTCCTCAACGCCGCTCTCGGCTGGTCCTGGGCCGACCCCTTCGCCGCCCTCGCCATCGCCGCCCTCGCCGTCAAGGAGGGCCGCGACGCCTGGCAGGGCAAAGGCTGCTGCGCCCCGGCAACCGCACCCGCGACCACCTCGCCGAGCGACGACGTGGACGCGTGCGGCTGTGGAGCCGACTGCGCATGCTGTTCGTGA
- a CDS encoding DUF2267 domain-containing protein, whose protein sequence is MIDQQLPGITGVTFEQMLEQVRYEGAYATRAQAEQAVRAVLDAFGRQLTGDERVELAARLPYEAAVTFTSQIPATEPLTGWGFVKELASRTGGSLATTRWDTGTVLRIVAQLAGEELLNRILAQLPSGYALLFGRAELTACVPSRTAVGT, encoded by the coding sequence ATGATCGACCAGCAACTACCGGGCATCACGGGTGTCACGTTCGAGCAGATGCTGGAACAAGTGCGCTACGAAGGCGCCTATGCCACCCGCGCCCAGGCCGAACAGGCCGTGCGCGCCGTGCTGGACGCCTTCGGACGTCAGCTCACGGGCGATGAACGCGTGGAACTCGCGGCCCGACTGCCGTACGAGGCCGCTGTCACGTTCACCTCCCAGATCCCCGCCACCGAACCCCTCACCGGCTGGGGCTTCGTCAAGGAGCTGGCGTCACGCACCGGCGGCAGTCTGGCCACCACACGCTGGGACACCGGCACCGTCCTGCGCATCGTGGCCCAGCTCGCCGGCGAGGAACTCCTCAACCGCATCCTCGCCCAACTCCCTTCCGGCTACGCCCTGTTGTTCGGCCGTGCGGAGCTGACCGCCTGCGTCCCGTCCCGCACTGCTGTGGGCACGTGA
- a CDS encoding FUSC family protein, whose translation MEWMRRAGQAGRRGAGAAVAAVRRAWTGPGRERDLVVQAGKAALAAWVAWAVVGWWLEAPMAFVAPWVAVVLVESTVYRSVAHGLQQVAAIAVGTALATAVALLLNSSMVTMAVVLPVVLLLGQWRRLGSQGIYAATGALFVLTGGPVSITSSGARIAEALFGALVGVVVNALIRPPVYLRDARAALQDAACEAQEILEAVADGLASGEWDGHQAGEWHERALRLGRLVDQARSAIGWGRESVRVNPRARRGGRTSSPDDTVYSDVLAVLDYVAVHTAGVTRTVGETAAGGKAALPVTELTRTYADFLRHTARAVRLYSQARFAPSGREDSAAEQLREAVGELHRRLGEFRVRLPEAVSDDPDALVTYGTLLAQAHRLADQLVQD comes from the coding sequence ATGGAGTGGATGCGTAGGGCGGGCCAGGCGGGCCGCCGCGGTGCGGGGGCCGCCGTAGCAGCGGTGCGGCGGGCATGGACGGGTCCGGGGCGTGAGCGGGATCTGGTGGTGCAGGCGGGCAAGGCGGCGCTGGCCGCGTGGGTGGCCTGGGCGGTCGTGGGCTGGTGGCTCGAGGCGCCGATGGCGTTCGTGGCACCGTGGGTCGCGGTCGTGCTCGTCGAGTCGACGGTCTACCGGTCGGTCGCGCACGGGCTGCAGCAGGTCGCGGCGATCGCGGTGGGTACGGCGCTGGCGACAGCGGTGGCGTTGTTGCTGAACAGCTCGATGGTCACGATGGCCGTCGTCCTTCCGGTAGTGCTGTTGCTGGGGCAGTGGCGGCGTCTGGGCAGTCAGGGGATCTATGCCGCCACCGGTGCGCTCTTCGTGCTGACCGGTGGCCCGGTCAGCATCACGTCGTCGGGCGCCCGTATCGCGGAGGCGCTCTTCGGGGCGTTGGTCGGCGTCGTGGTCAACGCGCTGATTCGGCCCCCGGTGTACCTGCGGGACGCCAGGGCGGCACTTCAGGACGCGGCCTGTGAGGCTCAGGAGATCCTGGAGGCGGTCGCCGACGGGTTGGCCTCCGGTGAGTGGGACGGCCATCAGGCCGGAGAGTGGCACGAGCGTGCGCTCCGTCTGGGCCGCCTGGTCGACCAGGCCCGGTCGGCCATCGGCTGGGGCCGTGAAAGCGTGCGCGTCAACCCGCGTGCGCGCCGAGGAGGGCGGACTTCTTCCCCCGACGACACGGTGTACTCGGACGTGCTCGCGGTGCTCGACTACGTCGCTGTCCATACCGCGGGCGTGACCCGGACGGTGGGGGAGACCGCGGCCGGTGGGAAGGCGGCTCTGCCGGTCACGGAGCTCACTCGCACCTACGCGGATTTCCTACGGCACACGGCCCGCGCCGTCCGGCTCTACAGCCAGGCCCGGTTCGCCCCGAGCGGCCGTGAGGACTCCGCCGCGGAGCAACTGCGTGAGGCGGTCGGGGAACTCCACCGCAGGCTCGGCGAATTCCGCGTGCGGCTGCCGGAAGCCGTGTCCGACGATCCGGACGCGCTGGTGACGTACGGAACGCTGTTGGCCCAGGCGCATCGCCTCGCCGATCAACTTGTCCAGGACTGA
- a CDS encoding CBS domain-containing protein: MTQHVSDVMTSAPVSVEPQTSVTAVARMMRDENIGAVLVTDGERLRGLVSDRDLVVRALADGGDPNNTTVADACSDDLVTVGPDDDLSRAVDMMREHAVRRIPVVDQEQHAVGIVSLADLAIERDPESALGDISAARPNT, translated from the coding sequence ATGACTCAGCATGTCAGCGACGTGATGACGAGCGCACCGGTGTCCGTGGAACCGCAGACCTCGGTGACGGCCGTGGCCCGGATGATGCGGGACGAGAACATCGGTGCCGTACTGGTCACCGACGGCGAACGACTGCGCGGTCTGGTCAGTGACCGCGACCTGGTGGTGCGCGCGCTGGCCGACGGCGGCGATCCGAACAACACGACGGTGGCGGACGCCTGCAGCGACGATCTGGTCACTGTGGGGCCCGACGACGACCTGAGCCGCGCCGTGGACATGATGCGTGAGCACGCCGTGCGCCGGATACCGGTCGTGGACCAGGAGCAGCACGCGGTGGGCATCGTCTCCCTCGCCGACCTGGCCATCGAACGCGACCCGGAATCGGCGCTCGGCGACATCAGCGCCGCCAGGCCCAATACGTAA
- a CDS encoding SDR family oxidoreductase has protein sequence MEPQHPAPDSPAAPVALITGSDSGIGRATAVRLAEAGMDIGVTWHSDREGAQRTADEVRAAGRRAEIEQLDLTRLPEAAEVIDRLAERLGRIDVLVNNSGTGTMTPFLDLDLSTVRQVVDVDLVGPFLCAQRAAHRMIAQGGGGRIINVTSVHEHQPRVGAAPYCAAKGGLGLLTQVMALELAEHEITVNAVAPGEIATPMTGQEDTDVTAERRPGVPLGRPGDAREVAAVIAFLAGPGASYVTGASWAVDGGMLRMGPQAGSHLTDDAWRRP, from the coding sequence ATGGAACCGCAGCACCCCGCTCCCGACTCTCCTGCCGCCCCCGTGGCACTGATCACCGGGTCCGACTCCGGGATCGGCCGTGCCACCGCTGTCCGGCTGGCCGAAGCCGGCATGGACATCGGTGTCACCTGGCACAGCGATCGCGAAGGGGCACAGCGGACGGCGGACGAGGTACGCGCGGCAGGGCGCCGGGCCGAGATCGAGCAGTTGGATCTCACCCGGCTGCCCGAGGCCGCCGAGGTCATAGACCGGCTGGCCGAGCGGCTGGGCAGGATCGACGTGCTGGTCAACAACTCCGGGACGGGGACCATGACCCCGTTCCTCGACCTGGATCTCAGCACCGTGCGCCAGGTCGTCGACGTCGATCTGGTGGGGCCCTTCCTGTGCGCTCAGCGCGCCGCCCACCGCATGATCGCTCAGGGCGGCGGCGGCCGGATCATCAACGTCACCAGCGTCCACGAGCACCAGCCCCGGGTCGGCGCGGCGCCGTACTGCGCGGCCAAGGGCGGTCTCGGACTGCTCACGCAGGTCATGGCGCTGGAACTGGCCGAACACGAAATCACCGTGAACGCCGTGGCTCCGGGCGAGATCGCCACTCCCATGACCGGACAGGAGGACACGGACGTCACCGCCGAGCGACGGCCGGGCGTGCCGCTGGGGCGCCCCGGCGATGCCCGGGAGGTCGCGGCCGTGATCGCCTTCCTCGCCGGCCCCGGCGCGTCGTACGTCACGGGCGCCTCCTGGGCGGTGGACGGCGGCATGCTGCGGATGGGACCGCAGGCCGGCAGCCATCTGACCGACGACGCCTGGCGGCGCCCCTGA
- a CDS encoding SRPBCC family protein, with product MSTVKEAVDVEVPLHTAYNQWTQFEEFPRFMEGVEEVRQLDDRHNHWVTSVGGVRREFDTEIVDQLPDDRITWRTVDGETRQRGSVRFEQLDDTHTRVELTMDVEPTGVAEKGADALGMIDRRVKGDLRRFKDYIEQHGGETGAWRGRIRPGNPGSTL from the coding sequence ATGAGCACGGTGAAGGAAGCAGTCGACGTCGAGGTGCCGCTCCACACGGCCTACAACCAGTGGACGCAGTTCGAGGAGTTCCCGCGCTTCATGGAGGGCGTCGAGGAGGTGCGGCAGCTCGACGACCGGCACAACCACTGGGTGACGAGTGTCGGCGGGGTGCGGCGTGAGTTCGACACCGAGATCGTCGACCAGTTGCCGGACGACCGGATCACCTGGCGGACCGTCGACGGCGAGACCCGGCAGCGTGGATCGGTCAGGTTCGAGCAGCTGGACGACACGCACACGCGCGTGGAACTCACCATGGACGTCGAGCCCACCGGAGTCGCGGAGAAGGGCGCGGACGCGCTCGGCATGATCGACCGCCGGGTCAAGGGAGACCTGCGCCGCTTCAAGGACTACATCGAGCAGCACGGGGGTGAAACGGGCGCCTGGCGAGGACGCATCCGGCCTGGGAATCCCGGTTCGACCCTCTGA
- a CDS encoding type III effector protein encodes MTRDDEPTPRAHGLSPASFLAAATALDTIHEALHTAQTGQDGAPPESDQSGSERALAVLLLLREAREQLAEWEPGLIEAAREAGASWADLAHPLGVSSRQAAERRYLRVRPGTPGSTGEQRVTATRDRRAADRTVTAWARANAATLRRLAGQITALTDLPAAARTPLAALNAALADNDPAALVAPLTDAHPYLAGHPGLAARVDDLTHHTGRLRRRSEDQRRNRA; translated from the coding sequence ATGACCAGGGATGATGAGCCCACCCCCCGCGCCCACGGCCTCTCGCCGGCATCGTTCCTCGCCGCCGCGACAGCGCTGGACACGATCCACGAGGCCCTGCACACCGCACAGACCGGACAGGACGGCGCGCCCCCTGAGTCCGATCAGAGCGGTTCCGAGCGGGCACTCGCCGTGCTCCTGCTGCTGCGCGAGGCACGCGAGCAACTCGCCGAGTGGGAACCGGGCCTGATCGAAGCCGCACGGGAGGCCGGCGCCAGCTGGGCCGACCTCGCCCACCCGCTCGGCGTCTCCAGCCGCCAGGCTGCCGAACGCCGCTACCTGCGCGTTCGCCCGGGAACGCCGGGGTCCACGGGCGAGCAGCGGGTGACAGCCACCCGCGACCGCCGCGCCGCCGACCGCACCGTCACCGCCTGGGCCCGCGCCAACGCCGCCACCCTGCGCCGGCTCGCCGGTCAGATCACGGCGCTCACCGATCTCCCCGCCGCCGCCCGGACCCCGCTGGCCGCACTCAACGCGGCTCTCGCCGACAACGACCCGGCTGCCCTCGTCGCCCCTCTGACGGACGCGCACCCCTACCTGGCAGGCCACCCCGGCCTCGCCGCCCGTGTCGACGACCTCACCCACCACACCGGCCGACTCCGCCGACGCAGCGAAGACCAGCGCCGTAACCGCGCCTGA
- a CDS encoding DUF2267 domain-containing protein — protein sequence MVMRWEAFLDHVKERGGYESTEEAARAARTVLAMLGAHVVGEVRAELAARLPEELALILVNPLQAREPLSPERFVRATAAWIEGATEQTAAWDVSAVLSVAADAAGDELTRRILLQLPAGYDLLFGHPQRV from the coding sequence ATGGTGATGCGATGGGAGGCGTTCCTCGACCACGTCAAGGAACGCGGCGGATACGAGAGCACCGAGGAAGCCGCGCGGGCCGCCCGCACGGTGTTGGCGATGCTGGGTGCGCACGTGGTGGGCGAGGTGAGAGCGGAACTGGCCGCACGGCTGCCGGAGGAGCTGGCGCTCATCCTGGTCAACCCGCTCCAGGCGCGCGAGCCGCTGTCCCCCGAGCGGTTCGTGAGGGCCACCGCGGCATGGATCGAGGGAGCGACCGAACAGACCGCCGCCTGGGACGTGAGCGCCGTGCTCAGCGTGGCCGCCGATGCGGCGGGCGATGAGCTCACCCGCCGCATACTGCTCCAACTCCCGGCGGGTTATGACCTGTTGTTCGGCCACCCTCAGCGCGTCTAG
- a CDS encoding (2,3-dihydroxybenzoyl)adenylate synthase yields MREGFVPWPKEAADRYREAGYWRARPLGSYLHEWAAAYGDTVAVVDGDTRLTYRQLVDRADALACRLLDSGLVPGDAMLVQLPNGWEFVTLTLACLRAGIAPVMALPAHRGHELRYLAAHAEVTSIAVPDRIGDFDHQALGREVAQATPSVRLLLVAGGTGGADATDLRALAEPADDPAAARARLDRIAPDSGDIAVFLLSGGTTGLPKLITRTHDDYEYNARRSAEVCGFDRDSVYLVALPAGHNFPLACPGILGTLMNGGRVVLARTPDPDKVLPLMAAEGVTATAAVPAVVQRWIDAVTSGRHPAPPALRLLQVGGARLAPEVARRAEPVLGGTLQQVFGMAEGLLNYTRGDDPDDVKIETQGRPMCPDDEILIVDDSDHPVPPGGMGALLTRGPYTPRGYYRADEHNARAFTPDGWYRTGDIVRVHPSGNLVVEGRDKDMINRGGEKISAEEVENLVYRLPGVARVAAVAKPDADLGERVCVVVVAEPGADLSLAGVRTALAAMQVARYKLPEDLRIVDELPLTKVGKIDKRRLRDIVGNEAGSVEVV; encoded by the coding sequence ATGCGTGAAGGATTCGTTCCCTGGCCCAAGGAAGCGGCGGACCGCTATCGCGAGGCCGGGTACTGGCGGGCCCGGCCGCTCGGGTCGTACCTGCACGAATGGGCCGCGGCCTACGGCGACACGGTGGCCGTCGTGGACGGCGACACGCGTCTGACGTATCGCCAACTCGTCGACAGGGCCGACGCGTTGGCGTGCCGCCTGCTGGATTCCGGACTGGTCCCCGGTGACGCGATGCTCGTGCAGCTGCCCAACGGCTGGGAGTTCGTCACGCTCACCCTGGCCTGTCTGCGGGCCGGGATCGCCCCCGTGATGGCGCTGCCCGCGCACCGCGGTCACGAACTGCGCTACCTGGCCGCGCATGCCGAGGTCACGTCGATCGCCGTACCTGACCGCATCGGCGACTTCGACCACCAGGCCCTGGGACGCGAGGTCGCCCAAGCCACGCCGAGCGTACGGCTGTTGCTCGTCGCGGGTGGCACGGGCGGCGCCGACGCCACGGATCTGCGCGCCCTGGCCGAACCGGCCGACGACCCGGCCGCCGCGCGCGCCCGGCTCGACCGGATCGCCCCGGACAGCGGCGACATCGCCGTCTTTCTGCTCTCCGGCGGGACGACCGGACTGCCGAAGCTCATCACCCGCACCCACGACGACTACGAGTACAACGCGCGGCGCAGCGCCGAAGTCTGCGGCTTCGACCGGGACTCCGTCTACCTGGTGGCACTGCCCGCCGGGCACAACTTCCCGCTGGCCTGTCCCGGGATCCTGGGCACCCTCATGAACGGCGGCCGTGTCGTTCTGGCCCGCACCCCGGATCCCGACAAGGTGCTGCCCCTGATGGCGGCCGAGGGAGTGACGGCCACCGCCGCCGTGCCGGCCGTCGTCCAGCGGTGGATCGACGCCGTGACCTCCGGCCGCCACCCCGCCCCGCCCGCACTACGGCTCCTTCAGGTCGGCGGCGCCCGTCTGGCCCCGGAGGTCGCCCGCCGTGCCGAACCGGTGCTCGGGGGCACGCTCCAGCAGGTGTTCGGCATGGCGGAAGGCCTGCTGAACTACACGCGCGGGGACGACCCCGACGACGTCAAGATCGAAACCCAGGGACGCCCCATGTGTCCCGACGACGAAATCCTCATCGTCGACGACTCCGACCACCCCGTACCCCCCGGAGGCATGGGCGCCCTCCTCACCCGCGGCCCGTACACCCCGCGCGGCTACTACCGGGCCGATGAGCACAACGCCCGCGCCTTCACCCCTGACGGCTGGTACCGCACGGGCGACATCGTCCGGGTGCACCCTTCGGGCAACCTCGTCGTCGAAGGACGCGACAAGGACATGATCAACCGGGGTGGCGAGAAGATCTCCGCGGAGGAGGTCGAGAACCTCGTCTACCGCCTGCCGGGTGTCGCCCGCGTCGCCGCTGTCGCCAAGCCCGATGCGGACCTGGGGGAGCGGGTGTGCGTGGTCGTCGTCGCCGAACCGGGTGCTGACCTGTCCCTCGCAGGGGTCCGCACCGCCCTCGCCGCGATGCAGGTGGCCCGGTACAAGCTCCCCGAAGACCTGCGGATCGTGGACGAGCTACCGCTGACGAAGGTCGGCAAGATCGACAAGAGGCGATTGCGGGACATCGTCGGAAACGAGGCCGGCTCGGTCGAGGTGGTCTGA
- a CDS encoding DUF6480 family protein, which yields MATPDPEPRRTPGLEPGGGVSPGETPPAEGGTHGISHPEPPELRKGWGAMPLTLIMVVVALVAVGLIAMMVALIA from the coding sequence ATGGCGACTCCTGACCCCGAACCGAGGCGAACCCCAGGGCTCGAACCAGGCGGCGGAGTGTCGCCCGGGGAGACTCCACCCGCCGAGGGCGGCACCCACGGCATCTCCCATCCGGAGCCGCCCGAGCTGCGCAAGGGATGGGGAGCGATGCCGCTCACCTTGATCATGGTGGTGGTGGCGCTGGTGGCAGTCGGGCTGATCGCCATGATGGTGGCCCTGATCGCGTGA